From Burkholderia sp. WP9, a single genomic window includes:
- a CDS encoding methyl-accepting chemotaxis protein: protein MIQQYVLAAAAGSAVTALLAFAAHKLHSAKLTAQLRAEAQTRIDTLEAGQAQHGGAIREREQAEQALHSLTTQLREELALQSARADELRDALKAATEDKDQLAHQARQIAGEAERLKSLGATFERWHEQMISLMTQNHDMHAKNQELSSIVRHVVIVSLNASIEAARAGPAGRGFAVVASEVRSLAARSEELSKSYRDSLHRNDLTTTSTFQDIQAGGKMIAASLASVESLANQFHSKLHEVAV, encoded by the coding sequence GTGATTCAACAGTATGTATTGGCGGCGGCAGCAGGCAGCGCGGTGACCGCGCTGCTGGCATTTGCCGCCCACAAGCTGCACAGCGCGAAGCTGACGGCACAGTTGCGCGCCGAAGCGCAAACGCGGATCGACACGCTCGAAGCCGGGCAGGCCCAGCATGGCGGCGCCATTCGCGAGCGTGAGCAGGCTGAGCAGGCATTGCATTCGCTGACCACGCAGCTACGCGAGGAACTTGCGCTCCAATCGGCTCGCGCCGACGAACTGCGTGACGCGCTGAAAGCGGCCACCGAGGACAAAGACCAGTTGGCGCATCAGGCCCGGCAGATCGCCGGCGAGGCCGAGCGCCTGAAGAGTCTCGGCGCGACATTCGAGCGCTGGCACGAACAGATGATTTCGCTCATGACGCAAAACCACGACATGCACGCGAAGAATCAGGAGCTGTCCTCGATTGTGCGGCACGTGGTGATCGTGTCGCTGAACGCGTCGATCGAAGCGGCGCGAGCGGGTCCGGCGGGCCGCGGCTTCGCGGTGGTGGCGAGCGAAGTTCGCTCCCTCGCCGCGCGTTCCGAAGAGTTGTCGAAAAGCTATCGCGACAGCCTGCATCGCAATGACTTGACCACGACGTCGACGTTTCAGGACATTCAGGCCGGCGGCAAGATGATCGCGGCGTCGCTCGCCAGCGTCGAGTCGCTGGCCAATCAGTTTCATTCTAAGCTGCACGAGGTGGCGGTGTGA